Part of the Candidatus Bathyarchaeota archaeon genome is shown below.
GGCCTCTCCTGGACCTTTAGAGTGATTTCCTGGGAGACCCCCTTGACTCATGCGTAATACAAAAGCCCATAGTAGATATCCGAGAATAAACTTATTTCTCTCATTAAGTTCTCCCTAGTCTTCATCTCAACGAGAACGTACCCCCTGAGCCCAATCCTATTGATGACATCCGTTGAGTAGCTGATTTTCCTTGCGTTGTTAAAGTCCTGAACTGCTTCTCTAAGTCACTGTAGTAACTTCTCGCCCTTAGCAATTGAAGTTAGATGATCTCTTGAAATTAAACTAATTAACTGACATTGGTTTTTTCAGCTCGTCTGTGTGCCGATTTTCTTGCTCTCCTTTTTCTGGGTCAAAAACCTCCTTGACGCCAGGAGCCCTTTTTTGATGGCCTTCCTCTCTGGGTCCGGGCTGATCCTCTGGAGGATCTGTATGGTGAGCTCATAGAGAATATAGAAGGGGACGCTCATCAGGAGCATGGTGAAGGGAGTAGGGTCTGGTGTTAATATTGCTGTAAGGATTAGGAGCCCCGTAAAGATCCCCTTTCTGTTATTCTTGAGAGTCTCAACCTCTAAGAGGTCCGCCTTCACTAGCAACCAGATGATCACGGGAAAAGTGTAGAAACTCCCAGATCCTAGGATCCCGAAGGCCACCATATCATAGAAATCCTTAACCGCAAAGATTGGGAGAACCCTGCTCTGACTCACAAAATTATACAGCACATTGAACGTCGTGGGGAGGAGGAAGCACCATGCATAGGTGGCTCCCACTCCAAAGAGGAGTAAAACGACAAAGACGAACGAGAAAATCCCCCTCTTTTCGAATTCGTAGAGGGCGGGGTTGACGAACTTGAAAAGTTCCCAGGAGAGGTAGGGCAGAGTGACTAGAAAAGCGATAGTAAAGGCGACAAGGAAATAGATGTAGAATGGGTCGAGCCAGTTAAACGCGATGAGCTCAACTTCCCTGGGAAGCAGGGAATCCTGAATGATCTCAAGGACCCTGCTGATGAGAGGTTGGTAACCAGAGAAGTTTAGCTTAAGGATGCGCGTTAGGTCAGCGGGCGCCGACATTATGACGAAGGTCACTATGGCGAGAGCGGTGAGGGCCCTCCGGAGGCGCGTTGCTAGCTCCTCGAGATGACCCCAGATGGACTGCTTTTGGTTGATGTTCATCTACACTCCGGGGAGGCTAAGCCTCCTTTTTATCAGTAGATTTCACGATGTCCTGAGCGATCTCGGAGACGCTCCTGCCTTCCGTCTCGATGCCCAGCTTCTTGGCCGCCTCGAGAATCGCATCACGGTCCTCATCGTCCTTGTCCTTAACTTTTGCCTTGACATACTTTGCGGGCTCCCTAGTGGCGTCTGTATACTCTCTCACCGCAGAGCCCATAGAGCGGGCCAGCTCGGGGAGCTTCTTCCCGCCAAAGAGCAGGAGAATAATGAAAAGGATAATAATTAGCTCCGAGGGTCCAGTCCTACCAAACGGCATTGTAAATTAACTTCCCTTCAGAGGTATGATAAAAACCTTGCCGATATAAGCTTGCGGTTTATACTTACAAGTTTCCAGACGAGATTTTTCCTATAATAACCGCTAGGTCCGACCAAAATTAATCCAAAACAACTTTCAAAAAATTGTGACTGATTTTTATAAATTGTAAGTGACTAAAGCCTTTTCCTCTAAGATTGAAATATGAAACTCGTTTTTTCGCGATTTGTAGGGGAAAACGATAGGTGAAAAATTTAAAAAGGTCAGTATATGATTAAAGGGGAGTGATTGGCGATGTTATATTTAGGTGATCATGTTGCGTTTTGGATCTTCACAATCACTGAGATCGGGTTTCTTGTCTCTTCCATAGTACTCGCCTGGGTGATAGGTCCAAAGCAACCTAACAAGATTAAGGCAACGATTTTTGAATGCGGACAGGACCCAATTGGAGCTGCAAAGGACTATAAGATTCTCGGGATAACCCGATACTTTGGGTACGCCGTGGTCTTCTTTGCTCTAGACGCCTTCGCCTGGGTGACCTTGACCGCTGCGATGTCCATAAACTTCACCTTTGATACGATTGCCATAGTCTCTGTATACGTATTTATAATCCTAGTAGGGGTCGGCTATTTCCTATCCGAGCTAAAGAAATTGGTGAGATGAATTGACAGAAGATTCCATAGAGCTGAAGAGAGCTCTCGACTGGGTCCCTGGCTCCGGCAGTGTCTATAATATCGTCGATTATCTTGCCGGGTGGGCCCGAAAATACTCTATTTGGCCCATACATTTAGTGACTGGGTGTTGTGGTCCTGAGTTCATGCAGACCTCCGGGGTGGAGTATGACATGGAGCGGCTTGGAATCCTTCCCTTCGCTAGTGTCCGCCAGTGTGACTGCATTATGGTGGTCGGTGTTGTTTCCAGAAAAATGGCTATACGTGTAAAGTACCTTTACGAGCAGATGGGGGAACCAAAATATGTTGTCTCAGTTGGAGCTTGCCCAACGGGAAAGGGGCCTTTCTACGACTCCTATGGGGCCGTCAAAGTCGACGAGTACGTCCCAGTGGATATTTATATACCAGGATGTCCGCCGCGCCCTGAAGCCATAATCCACGGAATGATGCTCCTCCAAGAGAAGATCAAGAACGAAAAGAGGATCGGTGTCAAGGTTGAATGAGGCGGAGCTCGTTGATGCGATATTAACCTCCTATTCTGAGAGCATCAAGTCGGCTTCTGTTCTCCGGACCAGAAGGGTATCTGTTGTCGTAAAGAAGGAGACGATCTTGGAACTGGCTGAGGCTCTGAGGGATGAATATGGCTTTAAAACTCCCTCCGGCGCAGGAGGAGTAGACTACAACAGGGAGAACCGGATGCAGATGGTTTACTACCTGTTTAACCCAGATACTAAGATCACACTAACCTACAAGGTTGACCTACCCAGAGACAACCCGAGTCTCCCTAGCCTTACAGGGGTTTGGGAGGCGATGAGTTTCCATGAGAGAGAGGCCCACGAGATGTTTGGCATAGAGTTCGAGGGCCACGAAAATATGATTCCTCTCCTAATCTCCCCAGATTGGAGAGGGGGTTATCCGCTTAGGAAGGATTTCACGGGGGAGGCGCCTGCGGAGTGAGCGAGCCTGTTATTACTCCCGACATCATGCGGATAAGCTGGGGGCCTCAGCACCCCATGAGTGGCCAGACCCGGCTCATTCTTGATCTAGATGGGGAAAAGATCCACAAGATTACCGCTGACCTAGGCTTTACCCACAGGGGTATAGAAAAGACTCTGGAAAACCGGACCTTCCTTAAAGGAATCGTTCCTATCGAAAGGATGGCGATGATCGATACTCCGAACATCGGCATCGGATATGTCATGGCAACCGAGGAAGTCCTCGGCATTGATGTCCCTGAGAGGGCCAACTGGATCAGGAGTCTCGTCTGCGAGATGTCCCGGATCAGCAGTCACCTTTATGCCTTTGGATTACAGGTCGAAGCTACGGGGTTCTTCCCTGCAGTCTTCCTCTGGACCACCGCGGACAGGGTTCTCTTACTGGACCTCTTAGAGGAGCTCACGGGGGCTCGTTTCAGCTATAACTTTTTCCTCCCTGGTGGAGTGATGAAGGATATCCCAGAGGGATTTACTAACAGAATTATAGAGATCGTCAATTATCTCAGGAGACGATTCACTGACTACTGGGCTGCGATGGTTGAGAACGAGATCTTTGAGAAACGTTGCAAAGGCGTCGGCGTATTGACGCCTAAAGATGCGATCCGATTAGGAGCATGTGGTCCCGTTGTGAGGGGATCGGGTTTACCTATTGACGTTAGGAAGGATGAACCATATGCGGCCTACGGAGACCTAGATTTTGATATTGTCACCGAGTCCGCGTGTGACGTCATGGCCAGGACTAAAGTAAGGTTCCGGGAGATCGGTGAGTCCTTAAAAATTATGGAGCAGATCGCCAATGAGATCCCGGGCGGCCCCATCCGGACCAGATTCCCCCTATTCACACGTTCCCGGCCGGGGGAATCCTATAGTAGGGTTGAGACAAGCCGGGGAGAGATGGGGATCCACATGTTAACCAATGTTGGTATGAATCCCTATAGGGTTAAGATCAACTCCCCGTCTTTGAGACATATGTATGTATTTGAAAGACTGTGTGAGCTGGACCGGATGACCATGGCCGATGTCCCGGTCGTGGTAAACTCGCTTGATATTTGGTACCTAGACGTGGATAGGTGATG
Proteins encoded:
- a CDS encoding twin-arginine translocase subunit TatC gives rise to the protein MNINQKQSIWGHLEELATRLRRALTALAIVTFVIMSAPADLTRILKLNFSGYQPLISRVLEIIQDSLLPREVELIAFNWLDPFYIYFLVAFTIAFLVTLPYLSWELFKFVNPALYEFEKRGIFSFVFVVLLLFGVGATYAWCFLLPTTFNVLYNFVSQSRVLPIFAVKDFYDMVAFGILGSGSFYTFPVIIWLLVKADLLEVETLKNNRKGIFTGLLILTAILTPDPTPFTMLLMSVPFYILYELTIQILQRISPDPERKAIKKGLLASRRFLTQKKESKKIGTQTS
- a CDS encoding twin-arginine translocase TatA/TatE family subunit, whose product is MPFGRTGPSELIIILFIILLLFGGKKLPELARSMGSAVREYTDATREPAKYVKAKVKDKDDEDRDAILEAAKKLGIETEGRSVSEIAQDIVKSTDKKEA
- the ndhC gene encoding NADH-quinone oxidoreductase subunit A codes for the protein MLYLGDHVAFWIFTITEIGFLVSSIVLAWVIGPKQPNKIKATIFECGQDPIGAAKDYKILGITRYFGYAVVFFALDAFAWVTLTAAMSINFTFDTIAIVSVYVFIILVGVGYFLSELKKLVR
- the nuoB gene encoding NADH-quinone oxidoreductase subunit NuoB codes for the protein MTEDSIELKRALDWVPGSGSVYNIVDYLAGWARKYSIWPIHLVTGCCGPEFMQTSGVEYDMERLGILPFASVRQCDCIMVVGVVSRKMAIRVKYLYEQMGEPKYVVSVGACPTGKGPFYDSYGAVKVDEYVPVDIYIPGCPPRPEAIIHGMMLLQEKIKNEKRIGVKVE
- a CDS encoding NADH-quinone oxidoreductase subunit C, yielding MSRLNEAELVDAILTSYSESIKSASVLRTRRVSVVVKKETILELAEALRDEYGFKTPSGAGGVDYNRENRMQMVYYLFNPDTKITLTYKVDLPRDNPSLPSLTGVWEAMSFHEREAHEMFGIEFEGHENMIPLLISPDWRGGYPLRKDFTGEAPAE
- a CDS encoding NADH-quinone oxidoreductase subunit NuoD — encoded protein: MSEPVITPDIMRISWGPQHPMSGQTRLILDLDGEKIHKITADLGFTHRGIEKTLENRTFLKGIVPIERMAMIDTPNIGIGYVMATEEVLGIDVPERANWIRSLVCEMSRISSHLYAFGLQVEATGFFPAVFLWTTADRVLLLDLLEELTGARFSYNFFLPGGVMKDIPEGFTNRIIEIVNYLRRRFTDYWAAMVENEIFEKRCKGVGVLTPKDAIRLGACGPVVRGSGLPIDVRKDEPYAAYGDLDFDIVTESACDVMARTKVRFREIGESLKIMEQIANEIPGGPIRTRFPLFTRSRPGESYSRVETSRGEMGIHMLTNVGMNPYRVKINSPSLRHMYVFERLCELDRMTMADVPVVVNSLDIWYLDVDR